The genomic region taaataaaacccccaacgaaataaataaaaccccatcgtatatgtgttggtcgagattaatcttgacccatggtaccggtgttgtcaaatgacgtgttgcgtacataaagtaccggtgttgtcaaatgacgtgttgcgtacaaacatgggatcttatgattaatcttctcgtattgtttacgggtgatcctgaaccatataaaattgaattataagtacatatatataaaatatcatgttatcttagaaatatgtgatttatatcatttttttccaattgatcccgtagttgaaatgatctaggataaccaattttgtttcggtcatagtttcttcgttacaaatccgttttcgttgattcaaattgccatcttcttggatcgagttcttctttaagactatgaactgtaaataccttggtttgtattcaaaatcatacggcataagtgaaacattagtgaaacatatgaagttaaacatttttgttacaacaaaatcatttaatgaccatttttctaaaaatacttatactttgaaaaaccaagttttaccttgttaaattagcatatacataagttatattacaggtcttgaagtattttaaaagttaagttagaaggatctatttagtttgcaaacaagtttgaaaacattcaaactatgttcttgttgttaaacttttgtaccacaaaataagatagctatatatatatgaattgaataaggttatgaacatagattctacctcaagttccttggataagtttgctgtaaaagaggagtaagaagctagaatcaaaagggtgatagaagtggatgaaagattggaagtaagttggtgttcttggagggttttcttgaagtgtttttgtatggttttcttatggtgttttagtatggtttttgaagctagatcttcttggaaactttgctgaattgattaagggttttaagggttgtgaaagagtgtgtgtttaactaaaaatgaggttagaaaatgaactagaaatggtgatacttataacctaaaaaaaatgtgtatcatgtaatacatgataagatttttagtttgtaattttgttaattagtcaagtaatcatccaaaagtaattacctagctctaagggcatgaataatggctggttaggtggtgattttgatgtgtatttactattagtaaatacgtatagaagcttggtatgatacgagtacaaatactctaggtatacgtatggaaattttgtgaaaaatggaatgaggattcaaatatagctatcttttgtgaatacacttatatggttttatgtatttaagttctttaaaagtaattaaatacattacttatacaatatatgtataacattataagtcttaagtatatatgtcaaataacgttacgtattgttatcgttttgaaaacttaagttagtagtttcaaaatacacatataacttgttgttattaatacaaaatgagatattaaaacattcattaatcatgttaaatatgtatatatacatatatatacacaaacgtataattatcatatattgtatagttcgtgatatcatcggtcaaactagacggtcaaacgttatgtaaaactcttttcggaaacataaatctcaacaatttggattgcttatcatgttggcaaggtttaatttatgtaaatattaatcttataagtatagaacgatcgaaaaagtgcgggtcgttacaaatagaccacaagaatttcatttccagttctcataaatatatgtcccatgcatagagacaaaaataatcattcatatggtgaacacctggtaaccgacattaactagatacatataagaatatcccctatcattccgggatcctccttcggacatgatataaatttcgaagtactaaagcatccggtactttggatggggtttgttaggcccaatagatctatctttaggattcgcgtcaattagggtgtctgttccctaattcttagattaccagactttaataaaaaggggcatattcgatttcgataattcaaccatagaatgtagtttcaattacttgtgtctattttgtcaaacatttataaaagcgcatgtattctcagtcccaaaaatataaagggtaaaaaggcaaatgaaactcaccatactgtatttcgtagtaaaaatacatataacgtcattgaacaagtgcaaggttggcctcggattcacgaacctaaattaattatatataattatgtgttggtcaatatttgtctaacaaattaggccaagtcatagtgtaccacaatcctaatgctcgagactaatatgcaaaagtcaacaaaagtaaatttgactcaaaataatttccaaaaatctatacatgattaatatatagtttaaatatcgtcgttttatatttttaaatatttttaaaagatttattagagtaaataatataatttatttattaataaataaaattttatattaaatttatataatataatatacttttatatatattaagtaataaaatttataaggttcatttaatatcataaagataatatgataggtattattaaagtaagttattacacgtagtaaaatatgtttgtatcacatatttatttgataaaataatatctataatgatagtaagtaaaagttgtattattttgtaataataataattattataaaaatatcaatatttataattactaagatgacattatgataaaacgataattctaattatgataactttaatatttacgataatttttaatattatctttaaaataataattctatttaaaataataataataataatgatattttatagtaacaatgacatttctattaaaatgatattttttgttaaaatgatagttttaatactaacgatatttttaataataatagtaatgataaaaataataagaacgataattttatctaaatcaatatcttataatattttaatttcatcatgatactcttactcattatttcataatcgtttcgtttaatagcttttaatcgtcttttatatcgtgttcataataatgataataatagtaatcaaaataattaggtgttacaaatatttgttttaattacactaatattaataatgatagttactataacatttttaacgataatactaataattatcttaatgataatatagtaataataataataacaatgacaatatctatttttaaataatgatatatatattaataatgataataatgataataataataataataataataataataataataataataataataataataataataataataataataataataataataataataataattggataataataataataatactaattataactttaacaataataacgatagtaataataaaaaaaaaataacaatttttaatgataaatccattttattgataaagataataataatgataataataagataaaactagaacgacgataaaaacgacgataataatcatttttaataaaaatatagaaaattcaattgattataacttctaatccgttcatcaaaaccattcgatatctaaaggaaaagtccttaatttttcgctagctttccaaggacatgcatatcttataccttatctcaaccgcaagtgtaactaattcaatattcaacctaacctgtctaagggcaatatcaaaagtacaagcatgcataatcctaaatactcgagcactagtcagggatacactattagtatgtaaaagttaaattatgagtactcacgtatcaatattgagattcaatattgcaggaaaggtacgtagatgcaacggaaatgataaacactatattgacctcacgagcatacccatgaaccatactcaatcacctccatagctataacccataatttccttaatcctatcctactcgaaaaacaatttcgaaatcactcggacagcactccgtcgtaatattttatgtatactaataatatcttgaaataatacgaagtaaatatatatatgtaaatcgattgagagagtttagagaaaaatattttcaagtttctatgaaataatgaaacctattgaattctatttataatagatttttgaattattaaagtgaattattaaagtatgaattattaaagtgaattattaaagtatgaattattaaagtgaattattaaagtataaattattaaagtgaattattaaagtatgaattattaaagtgaattattaaagtatgaattattaaagtgaattattaaagttaaagtaaagtaaaaataaagtaaaggtaaagtttaagtatagtaaaagtataaaactatgtacgtataatacgcgtataaatatatataatattaatttaaatcgttatatatatttaataaaataaaatataaatatcgttatctttatcatactagttaagtaatgagttgtcaaaagtggttctagatatttataaaagttatatacgttttaataataaagttctttttaaactgaaaacgtttttgtacgtttgaaactaaatagatcaatcgagtctttatgagattcaatcttccactatcctttgtctagttctcaatgattgacaatttattcttatttataaatcactttaccattttccgaatattgttaaaacgaaaagatttctcaaatcaacgtgagcctttcaacagagacttgtaatcataattcaatatatctgataattcaatcatttgatcttatcttctaattccattgataaatattttgaaatagatacaatcatataaagtatttaatctaatattttgtttacgtttcaagttataatatatatacacatatacatatataatcatattcgtttaatggttcgtgaatcgttggaacatggtcgaggttgaatgaatgtatgaacgtagtttaaaattcttgcaatttaacttaacaaatattgcttatcgtgtcggaaacatataaagattaaagtttaaatttggttggaaatttccgggttgtcacatcaggTTCAGCATCAACATCAATAGGTTCATGTTCCGAAGCAACCCTAGCAATGGGTTGCACCTTGGGGGCACTTGACTCCACCTTAGCATAGGATTGAACCTTGGGAGCACTCGACTCAGCGACTTTCTCTAGCTTGTTGTCCACCTCCATAAAACCAGAACAGAAGGGAGAGCCAAGCTCTTTAACCACAGTACTAGCATGGACAGCTTCAGTCATTTGCTTCACACCAAAAGATTTGATAACATTTCGCAAAGACATCTCTGCAAAAAATAAAGCAAGGTTACAAAAAATTTGACACAAGCAAGTATGAACAAGAAATAAAACCTAAGACATACAACACCTACCCCGTTCCCCATAAAAGTACACAGGAATAGCTTCGCCTTTTTCCCAGGAAGGTGCCATGCCGAGTTTAAAAAGAAGGGAATCTGGAAGAGTTGAAGGAATTATAGGATGACGACAAATCCTACTAAAGAGAGGATCATCTTTAGCATCCTCAGGGATAGGATCACCATATTGCTTGGGAACAGTGGCACATTTGATGTCAAAAACATTAGGATATTTATCTGGAAAGAAAAAAGATTTCTTGATGAAAACGAAGGAATCCTTCCAATTCCTTACATCAGGAACGGAAGAAGCGAAACACATGGGAGTATCAGTAACGCTACCCCTCTTTTTGCGACGCTTGGCAATAGTAACCCAATTTCCAGCGTCCCCGGTTTGAAAGAAACAGCGAAACAAGTCAACTGAAGGCTGACCGCCATAAGCTTTACACATATATTCAAAAGCCAAGATCTTTTTAACGGCAAGAGGGTGAACAATCGAAACATGGACTTTGAAGTAATCAAGAACACTAAGAAAGAATGATGAAATGGGAATCCTAAGGTTGCACTCTGTAAATGATTGAGTGTACATTCCAACGTAATCCGCCGGAAAATCTAGCATAAACTTACCAGATTCAGGCAAAATCATGTCGTCTCCTTTGAGACCTAGGGTTTTACAGAGGCGTTTTAAACGCTCGGGGGTCACGGTACTAGAAATCGATTGAAGCCCTACTTTAGCCATAACAAAATAACAAAAAAGACGACAAGAGGGGAGCAATACCTTTTTTTTTTGAAATGGAAAATATGATCAGACGATGAAGAATAgcaaaagaagaagaaaaggaaaaggaaagaGAAAATCAAAAAGTTAACCCTTTATTACCATAGAGCAGGAACCTTCCCATCAATTACAGAGTTACTTTGGTAACCGCACCTACAAATTACCATTTTAACCAGCGGTCTTATTGAAACAAAAAGAATTAGCGAGGGCAGAAAGGTAAAACAACACCCGGGTAATTAATTGCTTAGATCAGAAACGTCAAATCAAGTAGTCAAGTGGCAGATTAAGTTTAATTCAACATAGCTTGGTTAAGAAGCTTCGTAAAAttaaactggggggcttgatagtgtatCTCCCCGCCAAGATACACGAAGCTACGTTAACGAAGGTATCACGCCTAGCAATGATAGATGACGTAAGGATGGATCACAAGAATACATATGTCGAATACAAATCATAGGGCGGGATACCCTTGAAATCAAATAATGGCGCTCAAAGGACAGAAGAAGAGTGCCACCAAACAAGAATCCCAATATTCAGAGTTGGTGCAAATCCGCTTCAGTGATACGAAGAAATAATAACGAAGGAACGTATTGACGAAGGGATCACGGATACCAATGGACAAGGACCTCTCCTAAAGTCACGAGATCACCTAGACTGAAAGAGAGAAGTTAACGGGTTGACCAGGCTCGTTACCACTAACAGccaaatgacaaaagaggaatgCTGCAGGTTAGCTTTCTTGGACCAGCAGGGATCACAGTCAGCCGAAGGGAAAGTCCCCTTTGTCTCGTCAGAGATTGCCTCGAAGACTGAATCCGCCTAGAAAACTAGTAACAAGGCTACCACCTAACTCTATATAAAGGGGACATGATCCCTGAACAAGGCATTCACACTCAAGTCATAATCACTCATACACAAACACTCTCAATGAGTTACCTTCGTATCTTGGCGGCGTAAAGTGCAATACCTTCgcactaccttcggggaatcgccaacaagcatACATCCATCATCATATCATCCATTTAGTGATCAGGTCTCAATACCCTTGTTCTACTAACAAGGAttgccaagaattgtacaaacatATATAATGATCGTTAGGCTCAGTGATCAACCGTGTGACTTTTGCAAAGTGAAGCAACCAACCATGTCTAAAAAAAGTTTGGGGCATCCATGTAGTTTGAAGTAAACTGCAAAGATCAACGACGTAACTTgtcaaataaaaataattaaaaataagaaTTTAATATAATGTGGGACCTTAGTAAGTTTGGCATTCACCTTATTATAATTTGATTTTGTTTTAtcgatttaatttaatttaaagtcATGGTCACTAATGCTATAATTTCTTGTCCAACATATATTGCTTTTACATTAAATTCGTAGAGATTTAAAAGTCgtttttaaataatttaataagtCTACTTTTTATGTACAATTTTTAACTTTGAATGAACATTCAGATGTGGTCAGTGACGGAGACAAGGGAGACTGGGTGGTGCTCAACCACCCTCAACAACTCAAATTTAACCATTCTTATTCAATAAATTCGGTGCAAGTTACATTAGTTTGAAATGTTTTAATGTTTGATATATCATTGTTATTACGGAAAACTAGTAGAAGATAGAAATGGGTTGAAGGACTAAAACGAAATTGGTACTAACGTTCAAAATATGTGACCACGACGTTCCTCAGTTATAATATTATGGCTTATAAAAAAGTCGAGTCTCCCTTAACTTTTATTTTTTGGCTTTGCCTCTAGAGGTGGTATACATATAAGGTTGTTAAAACAAATGCTCCGTGAAAAAACATTCATACTGATATTATATACGGAATATTTTCTTATGCGCTATGTCAATTTTGGCCGAACATGTAGTTTTAAAATCCTCTTTTGTACATATTCTTTTATTAGTCAAATAATATACCTATCaaccaaaatattttttttttatcgtaAAATGAAAATGAGTCGAATACATTAGAGTATGAGGTTGAATTACTCATCATTTTGGATAACCTAAACCGAGAAAACTTTAGTTAAAAAGAAATTGTAAAATGAAAATGAACATTTATTTGAGACAATTCAAAATAATTACTCACATAGTTAATGACACGGGGAGAGTATTTTGTTATAAAAAGAATAATGTCTCTCAACTTTTCAATCACACGAATAATGTTTACCAACACTTTTGTAATCATAAGAGACACATTCTATTACATTTCAATCCCATTAAACCTATTTGGTTTCTCTCCCTTATTTGATTAGAAAAATATTTATTCAGTTTTAAAGCATAACCACTTTTAAAGCATAACAAGTGGTTAATTATCGTAAAAGACGTTAATTTACACCTAAACTTACAAATTTAAAAGGACTGATAACTTTGAGTTATACGTAGAAAATGGACCCACCAAATATTAACCCGAACAAAAAATAATTGCAGGATGTATCAACACTGAAAGAGGTCATTGCACTTTAAGGAATTGCATTTATTTCATAACAAATGATTTGTACATAAATatcagacaaaaaaaaaaaaaaatagatatcaGATAGCTTATAATAAACTGAATTCAGATTATCATAACCAAAAAATTACTAATGAAAGTAACAAATGTTCAGATTACTTGCAGAAAGTGATTGTCATGAACAGATCAATGAAAAACACTAAAGTCAGGGAAATCTTGACAAACCAGGTTGCCACTTGCCAGGTTGGCATTTTTTATGATGTTTTAATAATTAAACACGTACAAAAAAATAAATCTAGTAcccgatgaaataaaagttatctATTGCAATAGGTCATTCGTCAAACCTTGTTCATAcgttacatatatatgtacatTACCGAAGAGCAAATATAAGGGCAGTGAGTGATCTGTACACAACCATTTTTTAGCAGTACACAATCAAACATACTTCATGAAGTTGTAGTACAGCAAAGTCTAGCATATTTAGTTGTCTACCGCTAAAATTAATTAGTTGTGTAAGGATCATCATCCCAAAAATAAATCACTTATAAACGAACCTTTCCAAAAAAAAAGTAATAGGGTGCACAAGCCCCTTAAGGGTCCGAAAAAAAGCTATACTAAGACTAGCATATCAACTAGATCGTTGTACTATGATTAGGTACAATTTTTAACAATGAAAAAAAAGCTATTTTACAGATTTTCTAAATTTTGATATTATCTTACCAAGTAATCCTTTTGACTTAGAACCAGAGTTGTTGACTTTAGGGTCACTATTTGTACTTTGAGATGTGTCTGTAAAGCTACAAACTTGAGAATGATCATCTTggacattatttaacaacttgagcAACTCGATCGAAATCGACTTACCTTTACAGCTTCCGTTTTCCGATATATATGTCAACGATGAAACGATGGTATTATGCATTAGAACATCATGCACATCTTCACATTGATAATATAACGATAACAATATATCGAGCGCGTTTTCTTGCTCTTCCTCTTTACCGACTTCAAGTAACTCTCCAATCGACACAATACACCTCTCGTTTTCGACAAAGTGAGCTGCAGCTTCTTCGATAGCGCATAAGTTTTTAAAGATCTTAACGCAGTAACCAGACAACAAAAGATCGTCCAAAAATGGGACAAGTTGTTCTATAAAACCTAGGTATATGAGGTGATGTCCTAGATCAATGTGAGTTGACATGTTACAAAGAACTCGTAAAGTCACATTGTGGTGTTTGCTTTTTTGGTTTACGATGAGTTTTAAGACAAACAGTAGAATGCCAGATGTCACTATTTCCGAAATGTAATGCTTTTGACGAGTCATCACTTCTAATATGAGTAATGCTTCTTCGGTTATTTCTGAGTCCAGAAATAAAACGAGGTCGTGCATTGCATCTTTTGGTAAAGGTGGAACGTCGCTTCTGTATCATGAAATTTAGAATTAGAAGCGAATCAATAAAAGAGAATGATTAATGGCTGAATGGTTCAAAATTTGAATGGTTCAACACAGATTGCTGAACGGTTCATCACAGATTGTTAAACGGTTCAGTATTATTTATCATTCAGATGTCAAAAGCAAACGCAATGAATTTTGAACAGTTCAACATTGAGTgttgaaccattcaattaagaaGTAAACAAACGCACCTTAAGAGCTAACCAATATACAGTAAAAGTACTAATACAAAAAGATTAAAGCTTACCTGCATTCTTTCAAGAAGATCAAAAGTAACTCTGCACCATGTCTTTTGGCTCCTGAATCACCTAACCGATGAGCCTCTTTCAGAAACTTAAAAACCGGTTTGATGTAACTTGTAGATATAAAAACATGCGATTCTTGATCATCTTTTAACCGATCTTTCACATCTTCGACTGCTTTGCGTCTAGATGCCCATGAAAGTACAGAAAGATTTCCAAGTATAAACAAGTCGGGCCCATCGTCTGTAATGGGCCGACACTTAAGCCCCTCAATTTTTTCTTGAATCTCACCAAGTCCATCTTCGGTATCAGCTTCTAAAGATGTAAACGAAAGATTGTTTACATCGAGATTTAGGTTCCCAAGAGAACCGTTAAAGCTAGGTAACGAGCTCGCAGTAGAAAATGTAGTCTGATGT from Rutidosis leptorrhynchoides isolate AG116_Rl617_1_P2 chromosome 9, CSIRO_AGI_Rlap_v1, whole genome shotgun sequence harbors:
- the LOC139866158 gene encoding U-box domain-containing protein 5-like, encoding MQSLTHEVLEYPYNNNNNNISNWKVHASACLEVQNLMNKITRIFTALDSARPRCKSGLQVLLSLHRCMENCKSHLHHCSESSKLYLAICGERIIFRCEKMRNSLESCLSQLQNMVEPTLAAQIAQIVDYLHTVAFTLDTSEDEAGRVILALLYQDIKTSKTANNEELKAFKFAAVRLHMTSPLALVIEKRSIRKIITKINHTDPAKKKIMNYLLYLVRKYGNSIKAQEIGDGFDSFEPPMRFENRHQTTFSTASSLPSFNGSLGNLNLDVNNLSFTSLEADTEDGLGEIQEKIEGLKCRPITDDGPDLFILGNLSVLSWASRRKAVEDVKDRLKDDQESHVFISTSYIKPVFKFLKEAHRLGDSGAKRHGAELLLIFLKECRSDVPPLPKDAMHDLVLFLDSEITEEALLILEVMTRQKHYISEIVTSGILLFVLKLIVNQKSKHHNVTLRVLCNMSTHIDLGHHLIYLGFIEQLVPFLDDLLLSGYCVKIFKNLCAIEEAAAHFVENERCIVSIGELLEVGKEEEQENALDILLSLYYQCEDVHDVLMHNTIVSSLTYISENGSCKGKSISIELLKLLNNVQDDHSQVCSFTDTSQSTNSDPKVNNSGSKSKGLLGKIISKFRKSVK